TAGGCGAAGGCATGGAAGACTTGCAGATTTTCCGCCGTCGCGAATTTGTGGATTCACTGTTTGGAACAACGGATAAATGAAAAAAAACACGATAGATATTATTACCTTAGGCTGCTCGAAGAATTTAGTTGACTCGGAAAAGTTGATGAAACAGCTTGAGGCGAACGGTTATAAAGTCACACATGACAGCGGGAATCCTCAAGGTGAGATTGCGGTAATCAATACTTGTGGATTTATCGGTGATGCGAAAGAGGAATCAATCAATACAATTCTGGAGTTTTGTCAGGCGAAGGAAGAAGGGAAATTAAAAAAACTTTTTGTGATGGGGTGCCTTTCGGAGCGTTATCTGAAAGATTTGCAAGATGAGATACCGCAGGTTGATAAATATTATGGAAAATTCAACTGGAATGAGCTGTTGGCAGATTTAGGAAAGCCTTATCATCCGGACTTAGCCATCGAGCGTCACTTGACAACTCCTAAACATTACGCGTATTTGAAAATATCGGAAGGATGTGACCGGAAATGTGCATATTGCGCCATTCCTATTATAACAGGCAGGCATGTGTCACGTCCTATGGACGAGATTTTGGATGAAGTCCGATTGCTGGTGTCGCAAGGAGTGAAAGAATTTCAGGTTATTGCGCAGGAACTGACTTATTACGGCGTTGACTTGTATAAAAAGCAGATGCTTCCGGAACTTATCGAAAAGATGGCAGCTATTCCGGGTGTGAAATGGATTCGGTTGCATTATGCTTATCCGGCACGTTTCCCCAAAGACTTGTTCCGTGTCATGCGTGAAAATGATAATGTATGCAAGTACATGGATATAGCGTTGCAACACATAAGCGACAATATGTTGCAACGCA
The Phocaeicola salanitronis DSM 18170 genome window above contains:
- the rimO gene encoding 30S ribosomal protein S12 methylthiotransferase RimO; the protein is MKKNTIDIITLGCSKNLVDSEKLMKQLEANGYKVTHDSGNPQGEIAVINTCGFIGDAKEESINTILEFCQAKEEGKLKKLFVMGCLSERYLKDLQDEIPQVDKYYGKFNWNELLADLGKPYHPDLAIERHLTTPKHYAYLKISEGCDRKCAYCAIPIITGRHVSRPMDEILDEVRLLVSQGVKEFQVIAQELTYYGVDLYKKQMLPELIEKMAAIPGVKWIRLHYAYPARFPKDLFRVMRENDNVCKYMDIALQHISDNMLQRMNRHVTKAETYELIEQFRKEVPGIHLRTTLMVGFPGETEQDFEELKEFVRKVRFDRMGAFAYSEEEGTYSAKHYKDDVPQTVKQQRLDELMEMQQEISNELSHSKIGKIFQVVIDRKEGEYYIGRTEFDSPEVDPEVLIKDEGKLLHIGSFHRAKVYDADDFDLYATLLS